CGAGGATCACCCACCCGGTCGAGCCGTTCACCCACTGATACAGGGTCGGTGCGTTCTTGGTCCAGGTGCCCAGCCCGGTCGACTGGGTGGACAGCCCGCCCCCACCGCTGCGGCCGGCCGCGCCACCCGTGCCGCCGGTGCTGATCTGGTTCGGGTAGACCATCAGCAGGCTGCTCAGGCTCCGCCCGGCCAGCCACGCGGGCACCAGCATGGCCGCGAAGGCGGCCGGGATGGCAAGCACGGCCACCAGCCGCTGGCGGTTCACCAGCATCATGATCAGCAGCACCGGCAGGAAGAACACGGCCTGCAGCTTGAATGACAGCGCCAGCCCGAAGAACAGGCACGCCCACCAGGGGCGGGCTCGCAGCAAGAAGTACAGGCTGCCCAGGACGAACGCCGCGTAGATCGAGTCGCACTGGCCCCACACGCCGCTGTTGATCAGCACCGATGGTGTGAACAGCACGACGGCAAAGGCGAGCACCGCCGTCCAGGAGCCGAACGAGCGCCGGACGATGAGGCCGGCGAAGCCGGCCAGCACCAGGTCGAACATGACCGAGATCAGCTTGATGGCCACGATCTTGGGCAGCGGCAGGTAGGTCGCCGCCGCCAGCAGGTACAGGTAGGGCGGGTTGTAGTTGCCGATCTCGCGGCCGACCGCGGCGAACCCGCCCCCGTTGGCCAGCGCGTCGTACCAGGGGCTCAGGAAGACCCGGTAGTCGCTGTTGACCTCGTTCACGAACAGCAGCCGGACCGCCACCGCGGCCACCGCGGTCAGCGCGATGACGCCCGGCAGGAGCAGCCGGGGCCGGGTCGAGGCGGCCGGCGGCGGCGCGGGGGCACGGAGCGGCACGGGATGCTCCCAGGGTTGGCCGCCGTCCGGGCGGAGGTGGTTGCTGACCCGGCCATGCTCGAGCGGCAGGCTGTGACCGGGCCAAGAGTCCGCTGGGAGAAGCCCGACGGCAGACCGCCGGATCACGCCCACAGCTGGGGGCGTGATCCGGCGGTCCGGATCGGTCGGGCGTCCACACTCGGCGCGAGCGGGCGCTCGACGGGGGCCAGTCGGTCAGCTGGACGGCGGGCGGCCCATCAGGTGGCCACACATGCGATTGTGACCGGCCTCACACGGTACTCCC
This genomic window from Nakamurella multipartita DSM 44233 contains:
- a CDS encoding glycosyltransferase 87 family protein — protein: MPLRAPAPPPAASTRPRLLLPGVIALTAVAAVAVRLLFVNEVNSDYRVFLSPWYDALANGGGFAAVGREIGNYNPPYLYLLAAATYLPLPKIVAIKLISVMFDLVLAGFAGLIVRRSFGSWTAVLAFAVVLFTPSVLINSGVWGQCDSIYAAFVLGSLYFLLRARPWWACLFFGLALSFKLQAVFFLPVLLIMMLVNRQRLVAVLAIPAAFAAMLVPAWLAGRSLSSLLMVYPNQISTGGTGGAAGRSGGGGLSTQSTGLGTWTKNAPTLYQWVNGSTGWVILGAACAAAILIGATWLAWRAGPLSTGQIVLLAAALVLAVPFFLPEMHERYFYLADVLTVLAAFHVRRFWPVALVVNLCSVLSYAPFLWNRTPVALPLVAFAEFLAVLVTLGVLVLGLVEPGWRGLRSTARARSTGSPQDLLDGPPSRTSSQPGMTGR